Proteins encoded by one window of Porphyromonas vaginalis:
- the mnmA gene encoding tRNA 2-thiouridine(34) synthase MnmA — METTLYTALPRDNRIALLASGGVDSSVAMHLLVEAGFRPDLYYIRIGMQDEDGGYLDCPAEEDIELVTLLARRYDLHLEIIDLHQVYWDRVVSYTMDAVKRGLTPNPDVMCNKLIKFGAFEERCGAEYDYIATGHYATIRKTAEGLTFLGTSPDPVKDQTDFLAQIGFRQMERLLFPIGHLPKEEVRRIALEAHLVNAQRKDSQGICFLGQINYNDFIERYLGTQTGDIIDHETGEKIGEHRGYWFHTIGQRKGLGLSGGPWYVVAKDVDHNVLYASRGYDPKTQYGTIIETEDMHWLTVDPWLWTETPSDRPLEVTFKIRHTPDFTAGRLERLPSGGYQLVSSVPIQGIAAGQFATIYDPQRQLCWGSAPIRSGR; from the coding sequence ATGGAGACCACTCTCTACACAGCACTGCCACGGGATAATCGCATCGCTCTGCTCGCCTCGGGAGGCGTGGATAGTAGCGTGGCGATGCATCTGCTCGTCGAGGCGGGCTTTCGCCCAGATCTTTACTATATACGTATCGGCATGCAGGACGAGGATGGCGGCTACCTCGACTGTCCTGCTGAGGAAGACATCGAGCTGGTGACGCTCTTGGCTCGTCGCTACGACCTGCACCTAGAGATCATCGACCTGCACCAAGTCTATTGGGATCGTGTGGTCTCCTATACGATGGATGCTGTCAAGCGGGGGCTCACGCCCAATCCCGATGTGATGTGCAATAAGTTGATCAAGTTCGGAGCTTTTGAAGAGCGTTGTGGTGCCGAGTACGACTACATTGCCACGGGCCACTACGCTACGATACGAAAGACGGCAGAGGGCTTGACCTTCCTCGGCACCTCTCCCGACCCGGTGAAGGATCAGACCGACTTCTTGGCGCAGATCGGCTTTCGACAGATGGAGCGTCTTCTCTTCCCTATCGGTCATTTGCCCAAAGAGGAAGTGCGTCGCATTGCCCTCGAGGCGCATCTTGTCAATGCACAGCGCAAGGACAGCCAAGGCATCTGCTTCCTAGGACAGATCAACTACAACGACTTCATCGAGCGCTACTTAGGCACTCAGACGGGCGACATCATAGACCATGAGACCGGCGAGAAGATCGGTGAGCATCGTGGCTACTGGTTTCACACCATCGGGCAGCGCAAAGGGCTGGGGCTCTCAGGCGGTCCGTGGTATGTCGTGGCGAAAGATGTGGATCACAACGTCCTCTACGCCTCACGAGGCTACGACCCCAAGACGCAGTACGGCACGATCATCGAGACCGAAGATATGCACTGGCTCACGGTCGATCCGTGGCTCTGGACGGAGACCCCATCAGATCGTCCGCTGGAGGTCACCTTCAAGATTCGTCACACGCCCGACTTCACCGCGGGTCGCCTCGAGCGACTCCCCTCGGGGGGCTATCAGCTGGTCAGCAGCGTGCCGATACAGGGTATCGCCGCTGGGCAGTTTGCCACCATCTACGATCCTCAGCGTCAGCTCTGCTGGGGCAGCGCACCGATCCGCTCGGGTCGCTAG
- the argS gene encoding arginine--tRNA ligase → MSLYRQLSEAIASTLHTLYGLNTTADEITLTATRPEFEGHVTLVVFPYLKASHKSPQETAETIGAKLQEQTDLIASYGVVKGFLNLTLTDTAWLSALREIAETPHYGHITPTEQSPLVMIEYSSPNTNKPLHLGHVRNNLLGYSLAQILEASGHRVVKTNIVNDRGVHICKSMLAWLRWGNGETPESSGKKGDHLIGDYYVRFDKEYRAELAQIRAAHPDWSDEEVEAKSQLMADARQMLRQWEQGDPEVRALWRKMNEWVYKGFDETYKRMGVSFDKIYYESDTYLVGREEVLRGLKEGLFEQHEDGSVWANFEAEGLDKKILLRSDGTSVYITQDIGTAKLRYQDFPIDQMVYVVGNEQEYHFQVLSLLLDRLGYKWGKSLTHFSYGMVELPNGKMKSREGTVVDADDLMDAMRDTALEVARTAQQAKGAELATEPTAGELRTAEMVGLGALKYFILKVDPRKNMMFNPEESIDFNGNTGPFIQYTYARICSLLQKADEMGYKHQLPEGGALALSSYETALVQQLLDYPTVVQEAAESYSPARIANYTYDLVKGYNQFYHECSVLREEDEALRSMRLQLSKTVAETIHSAMGLLGIELPERM, encoded by the coding sequence ATGAGCCTTTACAGACAGCTTAGCGAGGCAATCGCCTCGACACTACATACCCTTTACGGTCTCAACACGACCGCTGATGAGATCACGCTGACCGCCACGCGCCCTGAGTTTGAGGGGCATGTGACGCTCGTCGTCTTCCCCTACCTCAAAGCTTCGCACAAGTCTCCCCAAGAGACTGCCGAGACGATCGGTGCCAAGCTCCAGGAGCAGACAGACCTCATAGCGTCCTATGGTGTGGTCAAGGGCTTTCTCAATCTCACACTGACCGACACGGCGTGGCTTTCAGCCCTACGAGAGATTGCCGAGACTCCACACTATGGTCACATCACGCCGACAGAGCAGTCGCCACTCGTGATGATCGAGTACTCCTCACCAAACACCAACAAGCCACTCCACCTGGGGCACGTGCGCAACAACCTACTCGGCTACAGTCTCGCTCAGATCCTGGAGGCGAGCGGTCATCGTGTGGTCAAGACAAACATCGTCAACGACCGCGGCGTGCATATCTGCAAGTCCATGTTGGCATGGCTACGCTGGGGCAATGGCGAGACGCCTGAGTCTTCAGGCAAAAAGGGCGACCACCTCATCGGGGACTACTACGTGCGCTTTGACAAGGAGTATCGTGCCGAGCTAGCGCAGATACGTGCTGCGCATCCTGACTGGAGCGACGAGGAGGTAGAGGCTAAGTCGCAGCTCATGGCTGATGCGCGACAGATGCTCCGTCAGTGGGAGCAGGGCGACCCTGAGGTGCGTGCGCTATGGCGCAAGATGAATGAGTGGGTCTACAAAGGCTTTGACGAGACTTACAAGCGTATGGGTGTCTCCTTTGACAAGATCTACTACGAGAGCGACACTTACCTCGTAGGCCGCGAAGAGGTCTTGCGCGGTCTGAAGGAAGGGCTCTTCGAGCAGCATGAGGATGGCTCCGTATGGGCCAACTTTGAGGCGGAGGGACTAGACAAGAAGATCCTCCTACGCAGTGACGGCACCTCGGTCTACATCACCCAAGACATCGGCACCGCCAAGCTCCGCTATCAAGACTTCCCGATAGACCAGATGGTTTACGTCGTGGGCAACGAGCAGGAGTACCACTTTCAGGTGCTATCGCTACTCTTAGACCGCTTGGGATATAAGTGGGGCAAGAGCTTGACGCACTTTAGCTACGGTATGGTCGAGCTACCTAATGGCAAGATGAAGAGTCGCGAGGGTACGGTGGTCGATGCGGACGATCTGATGGACGCTATGCGCGACACCGCCCTAGAGGTGGCACGGACAGCCCAGCAAGCTAAGGGTGCAGAGCTAGCTACCGAGCCGACAGCCGGAGAACTACGCACCGCCGAGATGGTCGGTCTAGGCGCGCTCAAGTACTTTATCCTCAAGGTGGACCCAAGGAAGAATATGATGTTCAACCCCGAGGAGTCTATCGACTTCAACGGCAACACGGGTCCTTTCATTCAGTACACCTACGCACGCATCTGCTCGCTCCTGCAGAAGGCTGACGAGATGGGCTACAAGCACCAGCTCCCCGAGGGTGGCGCGTTAGCACTCTCATCGTACGAGACGGCACTCGTCCAGCAGCTACTCGACTATCCGACAGTCGTCCAGGAGGCAGCCGAGAGCTATTCGCCAGCCCGCATTGCCAACTATACCTACGACTTGGTCAAGGGGTATAACCAGTTCTACCACGAGTGCTCTGTGCTGCGTGAGGAGGACGAAGCGCTACGTAGCATGCGTCTGCAGCTCAGCAAGACCGTTGCCGAGACGATCCATAGTGCTATGGGGCTCCTCGGCATCGAGTTGCCCGAGCGTATGTAG
- a CDS encoding porin translates to MSPLTKSLAAIILLLSLSLGSLMAQEPTPDAELEAPHDKKVSLSLEARGDYQRIYLGSQADKAGSGFKGNIANVILSGTLSPKFSYLYRQRLSSINLDRTFFESIDFLYLQYNPIEQLSVKLGKWIVFVGGWEFEPAPIDVFQLGEFCYHMPAYQWGATVSYTLPNGQDNLHAQVIQSPYRKDYEARSGQPADMYAYNLIWTAHHDWFVPMWSVNFMEYAPGRFMNYVSLGNRFQLTRRTFIDLDLMHRAPLDGDGKKLFADYSIYGQLAFHPTNQTKLYLKGSYDQNTSGFHADYGVTDGTQIACLGGGVEYSPIPEVRLHAHANYAFGTNTNPQAVLHDQRTQINVGVTWRMKVL, encoded by the coding sequence ATGTCACCTCTTACGAAGTCGCTTGCGGCTATCATACTCCTACTATCACTCTCGCTCGGCTCGCTGATGGCGCAGGAGCCTACACCCGATGCTGAGCTAGAGGCACCGCATGACAAGAAGGTATCGCTCTCGCTAGAGGCGCGCGGGGACTATCAGCGCATTTATCTAGGCAGCCAAGCGGACAAAGCGGGTTCAGGCTTTAAGGGCAATATCGCCAACGTCATACTCAGTGGCACGCTCTCGCCAAAGTTTAGCTACCTCTACCGACAGCGGCTTAGCTCGATCAATCTGGACCGCACCTTCTTCGAGTCTATCGACTTCCTCTACCTACAGTACAACCCGATCGAGCAGCTCAGTGTCAAACTCGGCAAGTGGATCGTCTTCGTCGGTGGGTGGGAGTTTGAGCCAGCACCGATAGATGTCTTCCAGCTGGGAGAGTTTTGCTATCACATGCCCGCCTATCAGTGGGGCGCTACCGTGAGCTACACATTGCCCAATGGGCAGGACAACCTCCATGCGCAGGTGATCCAGAGTCCTTATCGCAAAGACTACGAGGCGAGGAGCGGACAGCCAGCCGACATGTATGCCTACAACCTCATCTGGACGGCGCACCACGACTGGTTTGTACCGATGTGGAGTGTCAACTTTATGGAGTATGCGCCTGGACGCTTTATGAACTATGTCTCGCTGGGCAACCGATTTCAGCTGACCCGTCGCACATTCATCGATCTAGACTTGATGCACCGTGCGCCACTAGACGGGGATGGCAAGAAGCTCTTTGCCGACTACTCTATCTACGGTCAGCTAGCTTTCCACCCGACGAACCAGACGAAGCTCTACCTCAAGGGAAGCTACGATCAGAATACGAGTGGCTTTCACGCAGACTACGGGGTCACCGATGGCACGCAGATAGCTTGTCTCGGTGGCGGTGTCGAGTACTCACCCATCCCCGAGGTGCGTCTGCATGCACATGCTAACTACGCCTTTGGCACCAACACGAACCCGCAGGCCGTGCTGCATGATCAGCGCACGCAGATCAACGTGGGGGTCACCTGGCGCATGAAAGTACTCTAA
- a CDS encoding YitT family protein produces the protein MKYKLPRKDELRARLAALPAQAADLLTSRKFWYELVLMTVAMFIGAMAVHYFLAPSGLIVGSVTGLGIVLERLLPVMSLGSYMFLINAILLLLSFILIGNEFGAKTCYTALILGPFVDLMGWIDPVSGSMFAQEVHGQMVANPGFDLVCFILVMSAAQAILFSINASTGGLDILAKIFNKFLHVPLGVSVTIAGGLICCSAFLTSPTGLVIMGLVGTWLNGLILDYFMTRMSSRTRVYVISKDWEHIRDYVIHTLNRGVTIHPVTGGYSGEEHKQLECILTRDEFGKLLDHLRAERMDPFITSDPVSEVYGLWRKKSQLEELPVETDTPDESTF, from the coding sequence ATGAAATACAAGCTCCCCAGGAAGGATGAACTTCGTGCCCGCCTAGCAGCTCTGCCTGCTCAGGCCGCTGACCTACTCACTAGTCGTAAGTTTTGGTACGAACTGGTCTTGATGACCGTTGCCATGTTTATCGGTGCCATGGCGGTACACTACTTCCTCGCACCTAGTGGTCTGATCGTCGGCTCGGTGACGGGACTAGGCATCGTACTGGAGCGACTGCTACCAGTGATGTCGCTGGGGTCCTATATGTTTCTCATCAATGCGATCTTGCTACTGCTCTCCTTCATCCTGATCGGCAACGAGTTTGGTGCTAAGACTTGCTACACGGCACTGATCTTAGGGCCGTTTGTCGACTTGATGGGGTGGATCGATCCTGTCAGTGGGTCGATGTTTGCTCAGGAGGTGCATGGCCAGATGGTGGCTAATCCAGGGTTTGACTTGGTCTGCTTCATCTTGGTGATGAGTGCGGCGCAGGCGATCCTCTTTAGCATCAACGCTTCTACGGGAGGACTAGATATCTTGGCCAAGATCTTCAATAAGTTCCTCCATGTGCCACTAGGTGTGTCGGTAACGATCGCTGGAGGTCTGATCTGCTGCTCCGCCTTCCTGACCAGTCCTACGGGCTTGGTGATCATGGGTCTGGTGGGTACTTGGCTCAATGGCTTGATCCTCGACTACTTTATGACCCGCATGAGCTCGCGGACACGTGTTTACGTCATCTCCAAGGATTGGGAGCATATCCGTGACTATGTGATCCACACGCTCAATCGTGGCGTGACGATCCACCCCGTGACGGGTGGCTACTCGGGCGAGGAGCACAAGCAGCTGGAGTGCATCTTGACGAGAGATGAGTTTGGCAAGCTACTAGATCATCTGCGTGCCGAGCGTATGGATCCCTTTATCACCTCAGACCCAGTCAGCGAGGTGTACGGACTATGGCGTAAGAAGAGCCAGCTTGAGGAGCTTCCAGTCGAGACGGATACGCCTGATGAGAGCACCTTTTAG
- a CDS encoding endonuclease/exonuclease/phosphatase family protein, with product MDSTTKPPVAPSPKSQESQQPAKRRTLWGMIRGFWHTFVSFGNLLLLLLFAGALLSRYISPTTIILSAYLGLLFPLLFALVVLQAIYWFIIRAWSRAAINTVMLLISLPTLLLYAPLRLRQTPPIDRENWIKVVSLNANAFQFAKLGPHDYHPTTEYLAESDADIICLQEAWLSSNKSKYMSERRLQRILKAYPYYSSAYAVKDHGSRLIVLSKYPILSTRPIDLHSDFNGGAVFTILVGEKKLVLYNLHLESFGFTKEEQAHYFQLAQEVNPKGFTQALGVRFSPAFKRRAKQVEQIYQDVNYQESPYVLICGDFNDTPISYTHHRLSTGLHDAIATTGRGTNYSYYFKSLIGVRIDHMLYSDQIEARAAYVDRTAEISDHKPIICYFKLK from the coding sequence ATGGATAGCACCACGAAACCTCCAGTAGCTCCTAGCCCAAAGAGCCAGGAGAGCCAGCAGCCCGCCAAGAGACGTACCCTCTGGGGTATGATCCGTGGCTTCTGGCACACCTTCGTCTCCTTTGGTAATTTGCTCCTCTTGCTGCTCTTCGCGGGCGCCTTGCTGAGTCGCTACATTTCGCCGACGACCATTATCCTCTCGGCTTATCTGGGATTGCTTTTTCCTCTGCTCTTTGCGCTGGTCGTACTGCAGGCGATCTATTGGTTTATCATCCGCGCTTGGAGTCGCGCCGCGATCAATACGGTGATGCTCCTCATCTCCCTCCCCACGCTCCTGCTGTACGCCCCTCTACGACTACGCCAGACGCCTCCGATCGATCGGGAGAACTGGATCAAAGTGGTGAGTCTCAACGCCAACGCCTTCCAGTTTGCCAAGCTAGGCCCACACGACTACCACCCCACCACGGAGTATCTCGCCGAGAGCGATGCCGACATCATCTGCCTGCAAGAGGCATGGCTCAGCTCAAACAAGTCGAAGTACATGTCTGAGCGGAGATTGCAGCGCATCCTCAAGGCGTACCCCTACTACAGCTCAGCCTATGCGGTCAAGGATCACGGCAGCCGCCTCATCGTACTCTCCAAGTATCCCATCCTATCGACACGCCCCATAGATCTGCACTCCGACTTCAACGGGGGGGCCGTTTTCACGATCCTTGTTGGGGAGAAAAAGCTCGTACTGTACAACCTACACCTAGAGTCCTTTGGCTTTACAAAAGAAGAGCAGGCACACTACTTCCAGCTAGCGCAGGAAGTCAACCCCAAAGGCTTCACCCAAGCCCTCGGCGTACGCTTCTCACCAGCCTTCAAGCGTCGTGCTAAGCAGGTCGAGCAGATCTATCAGGATGTCAACTATCAGGAGTCACCCTACGTGCTGATCTGTGGCGACTTTAACGACACGCCGATCTCCTACACGCATCATCGCCTCTCGACGGGACTGCACGATGCGATCGCCACGACAGGGCGAGGGACCAACTACAGCTACTACTTTAAGTCGCTCATCGGCGTACGGATCGATCACATGCTCTACAGCGACCAGATCGAGGCACGAGCCGCTTACGTAGACCGCACGGCAGAGATCTCCGACCACAAGCCGATCATCTGCTACTTCAAGCTCAAGTAG
- a CDS encoding rhomboid family intramembrane serine protease gives MRLASRIDPNRQVLWGITLLLVAFWLADFIVRQLPAPLPTQWTRSVVDQLYLSCSPDALWRRPWTIVTYTLLHNSGLHLLLNLLLLWLFGEMLLRLSGWRQFVWSYLGGAIVGGGAFVLFTTLLRSSGVLLLGLPLVGASASVIALVGYMIGSAPREEMPLPLIGSLRVWQVGLFVFLLLLLAYGGYNVGGLIAHLAGILWGCGLGLYQRRRQRTARQQETLQDAQAARYRQLLDKVQQSGYQSLSDEEREQLIEHNNQWLDQSDQN, from the coding sequence ATGCGTTTGGCGAGTCGTATAGATCCTAATCGGCAAGTTCTGTGGGGCATCACGCTCCTGCTGGTAGCCTTCTGGCTGGCGGACTTTATCGTTCGTCAGCTACCTGCACCGCTACCCACGCAGTGGACGCGCAGTGTCGTGGATCAGCTCTACCTCTCCTGCTCGCCTGATGCTCTGTGGCGTCGCCCCTGGACGATCGTCACCTACACGCTCCTGCACAATAGTGGTCTGCACCTCCTGCTCAATCTGCTCTTGCTGTGGCTCTTTGGCGAGATGCTGCTGCGCCTCAGCGGATGGCGGCAGTTCGTCTGGAGCTATCTCGGGGGAGCTATCGTAGGTGGAGGCGCCTTCGTGCTTTTCACCACATTGCTACGTAGCAGTGGGGTGCTCCTACTGGGGCTACCGCTCGTGGGTGCCTCCGCATCGGTCATAGCACTCGTAGGCTATATGATCGGCTCAGCTCCTCGCGAAGAGATGCCCTTACCCTTGATCGGATCGCTCCGTGTGTGGCAAGTAGGGCTCTTCGTCTTCCTCCTCCTACTCCTCGCCTATGGCGGGTACAACGTAGGCGGGCTGATCGCTCACCTCGCTGGCATCCTGTGGGGCTGTGGCTTAGGGCTATACCAGCGTCGGCGACAGCGCACTGCACGGCAGCAAGAGACCCTACAAGATGCTCAGGCAGCTCGTTACCGCCAGCTTCTAGACAAGGTGCAGCAGTCTGGCTACCAGAGCCTATCTGACGAAGAGCGTGAGCAGCTCATCGAGCACAACAATCAGTGGCTTGACCAGTCAGACCAGAACTAA
- a CDS encoding rhomboid family intramembrane serine protease yields MHSFDTSPRIQIPPVTLNLLIINTICYIAQQVLPRVGIDLTGLLGLHYVTAQDFHIWQPLTYMFLHGSFTHLFFNMFALFMFGTTIERTWGAKRYLLFYLVCGLTAALSQELVWGLTTVREVAGYEVIAFPDGTRMATRFFINQLLTIGASGAVFGLLLAFGWLYPNAAIYLFFIPIPIRAKYFVIGYGVIELLLGVANLQSDVAHFAHLGGMLGGLLLILLWRKQGKLYNAFGESYRS; encoded by the coding sequence ATGCACTCATTCGATACATCACCTCGGATACAGATTCCGCCCGTGACACTCAACCTACTCATCATCAACACAATCTGCTACATTGCTCAGCAAGTACTGCCCCGAGTGGGCATTGATCTGACGGGACTCCTCGGGCTGCACTATGTGACGGCTCAGGACTTTCACATCTGGCAGCCACTGACCTATATGTTCCTTCACGGGAGCTTCACGCACCTCTTCTTCAATATGTTTGCGCTCTTTATGTTTGGCACGACCATCGAGCGCACTTGGGGTGCTAAGCGGTACCTGCTCTTCTACCTGGTCTGCGGACTGACCGCAGCGCTCTCGCAGGAGCTCGTCTGGGGCTTGACGACCGTTCGAGAGGTGGCGGGCTATGAGGTGATCGCCTTCCCCGATGGCACCCGCATGGCTACGAGGTTCTTTATCAATCAGCTCCTGACGATAGGTGCTTCGGGAGCTGTCTTTGGGCTCCTCCTCGCCTTCGGCTGGCTCTACCCCAATGCAGCGATCTATCTCTTCTTCATCCCCATACCAATCAGAGCTAAGTACTTTGTCATCGGCTACGGAGTGATCGAGCTCCTTCTCGGCGTGGCAAATCTACAGAGCGACGTGGCACACTTTGCCCATCTGGGGGGCATGCTAGGTGGTCTGCTACTCATACTGTTGTGGCGCAAGCAAGGCAAGCTGTACAATGCGTTTGGCGAGTCGTATAGATCCTAA
- a CDS encoding putative LPS assembly protein LptD, with translation MSSSVIVPRSLLRLLLLLCVGVAVVSCATQVRRTESPVATPSPTEQLDTVVADLSADTTRLLDTLPTSPAIDSVATTVDSLAIKADTTLMPTAADTLASNAETPVAESDSVELFKLEAPVTFSAEDSLVMTGDNMMYFFGPSEVKYQTMSIEANYLKIVADSSEVYAQYVLDSLGQPTAKPKFADGDQKFESTTMKYNFKTGQGFITDVTTQQGEGYLTATQTKRLKDNTMYLKDGRYTTCDQHDHPHFYINLTRAKAKPEDKIVTGPVYLVMADVPLYFIGLPFAFFPFNEKQTSGIIMPSYGIDQSRGLYLTHGGLYLNLNDYWDLTLTGDVYTNGSWAVNASSNYRKRYKYNGSVQAGYISTVQGDKDIPSTYSRSQDISLRWTHSQDPKADPLRNFSASVNFSTSSYNHNATQAVYNHQRRAENTKGSSISYRRSFASIPLSLTGAFNIDQRSRDSTISVTLPNLSLSLSTIYPFKRKNRVGKERWYEKISLSYNGSLRNSITTKENLILKSNLVKDWRNGMQHSIPISASFDLFNYIKISPSISYTAYWYTSRVEKQWDEAQQRIVDADTTYGFYHLNNFSASLSMSTTLYGFYKPWQKLFGDRVQMIRHRLTPSISLSYAPDFGDPFWGYYREIDYVDTLGQAHNFIYTPYERGIFGYPGRGKMGAINFSFDNNVEMKWRLPSDSTAVEEQFKKISLIDQFGLRFSYNMAADSFRWSNLSTNIAIRLTKTFVLRLSASFDPYEWDYYTDPQGNVRPYRVDKLRLLNGHGIGAFLGTGTSFNYTFTPQTFKKIGNWIDGLFNKKKKSAATDDETAKSPADDPTAMGGRPGADGMGLDGSPGGGPRSSYGQTDNWDDDGYLKFDVPWSFSFNYSVNVVQDREKFNTHRREFDYKFTQNLSFRGQLQPTPNWNFSFDANYNFDLKKLTGMTINITRDLHCWSLTASVIPLGAYKSYNVVIGVNASLLRDLKWEQHSLPTYGGSSWY, from the coding sequence ATGTCTAGCTCTGTCATAGTCCCTCGCTCGCTCTTGCGACTGCTCCTCCTGCTCTGCGTAGGCGTGGCGGTCGTGTCGTGTGCGACGCAGGTGCGACGTACTGAGTCGCCCGTAGCTACACCATCACCGACGGAGCAGCTAGACACGGTCGTGGCAGATCTATCGGCAGATACAACCCGCTTGCTGGACACACTACCCACTTCCCCTGCGATAGACTCCGTAGCAACGACCGTCGACAGCCTCGCCATCAAGGCGGATACGACGCTGATGCCCACGGCTGCAGATACGTTAGCTAGTAACGCTGAGACGCCTGTCGCAGAGAGCGACTCGGTCGAGCTCTTTAAGCTAGAGGCGCCTGTGACCTTCTCTGCAGAGGATTCGCTCGTCATGACGGGCGATAATATGATGTACTTCTTCGGTCCGAGCGAGGTCAAGTATCAGACGATGAGCATCGAGGCAAACTACCTCAAGATCGTCGCCGATAGCTCTGAGGTCTATGCGCAGTATGTCCTGGATAGTCTAGGCCAGCCGACCGCTAAGCCAAAGTTTGCCGATGGGGATCAGAAGTTTGAGAGTACGACAATGAAGTACAACTTCAAGACAGGTCAAGGCTTCATCACAGACGTGACAACCCAGCAGGGCGAGGGCTATCTGACGGCTACGCAGACGAAGCGACTCAAGGACAATACGATGTACCTCAAGGATGGTCGCTACACCACTTGCGACCAGCACGATCATCCGCACTTTTACATCAACCTGACTCGTGCCAAGGCTAAGCCTGAGGACAAGATTGTCACGGGGCCTGTCTACCTGGTTATGGCGGACGTGCCGCTCTACTTCATCGGGTTGCCGTTTGCCTTCTTCCCCTTCAATGAGAAGCAGACCTCTGGTATCATCATGCCGAGCTACGGTATCGACCAGTCACGAGGGCTGTATCTGACGCATGGTGGCCTTTATCTCAATCTGAACGACTACTGGGACCTGACGCTCACGGGCGATGTCTACACCAACGGCTCCTGGGCTGTCAATGCGTCGTCAAACTATCGCAAGCGCTATAAATACAATGGTAGCGTGCAGGCGGGATACATATCGACGGTGCAGGGAGACAAAGACATCCCCTCGACCTACAGCCGCTCACAGGATATATCGCTCAGATGGACTCACTCGCAAGACCCCAAAGCGGATCCGCTACGCAATTTCTCAGCGTCGGTCAACTTCTCGACCAGTAGCTACAACCACAACGCTACCCAAGCGGTCTACAACCATCAGCGACGCGCTGAGAATACTAAGGGCTCTAGCATTAGCTACCGCCGGAGCTTTGCGAGCATACCGCTCTCGCTGACGGGTGCCTTCAACATTGATCAGCGCTCGCGCGACTCGACCATCAGTGTGACCCTGCCGAACCTCTCGCTCTCGCTCTCGACGATCTACCCCTTCAAGCGAAAGAACCGCGTCGGCAAGGAGCGTTGGTACGAGAAGATCTCCCTCAGCTACAACGGCTCGCTACGTAACAGCATCACTACCAAGGAGAATCTGATCCTCAAGAGCAATCTGGTCAAGGACTGGCGCAATGGTATGCAGCACTCGATACCTATCTCCGCCTCCTTCGACCTCTTTAACTATATCAAGATCTCTCCTTCGATCAGCTATACGGCCTACTGGTACACCTCGCGCGTGGAGAAGCAGTGGGACGAGGCGCAGCAGCGCATCGTCGATGCAGACACTACTTACGGCTTCTATCACTTGAACAACTTCAGTGCGTCGCTCTCGATGAGTACGACGCTCTACGGCTTTTACAAGCCGTGGCAGAAGCTCTTTGGCGATCGTGTGCAGATGATCCGGCATCGTCTGACGCCCTCTATATCACTATCGTATGCTCCGGACTTTGGCGATCCTTTCTGGGGCTACTATCGTGAGATAGACTATGTCGATACGCTGGGGCAGGCACACAACTTCATCTATACGCCTTACGAGCGAGGCATCTTCGGCTACCCAGGGCGAGGCAAGATGGGGGCGATCAACTTCTCCTTTGACAACAACGTGGAGATGAAGTGGCGCTTGCCGAGTGACTCGACAGCCGTCGAGGAGCAGTTTAAGAAGATCTCGCTCATCGATCAGTTTGGTCTCCGCTTCTCCTATAATATGGCTGCGGACTCCTTCCGCTGGAGCAACCTCAGCACCAACATTGCGATAAGGCTTACGAAGACTTTCGTGCTGCGTCTCTCCGCCTCTTTTGATCCTTACGAATGGGACTACTACACCGACCCACAGGGCAATGTGAGACCCTATCGTGTGGACAAGTTGCGCCTGCTCAATGGACACGGTATCGGCGCTTTCCTAGGCACGGGTACGAGCTTCAACTACACCTTTACACCGCAGACCTTCAAGAAGATCGGCAACTGGATCGATGGACTCTTTAATAAGAAAAAGAAATCGGCTGCCACTGACGATGAGACTGCTAAGTCGCCTGCGGATGACCCGACGGCAATGGGCGGTAGACCAGGCGCCGACGGGATGGGTCTCGACGGGTCTCCAGGTGGTGGACCGCGCAGTAGTTACGGCCAAACGGACAATTGGGACGATGACGGCTACTTGAAGTTTGACGTGCCGTGGAGCTTCTCTTTCAACTATAGTGTCAATGTGGTACAAGACAGAGAGAAGTTCAATACACACCGCCGGGAGTTTGACTACAAGTTTACGCAAAACCTCTCCTTCCGCGGACAGCTACAGCCTACGCCAAACTGGAACTTCTCCTTTGACGCCAACTACAACTTCGACCTGAAGAAGCTGACTGGTATGACCATCAATATCACGCGAGACCTGCACTGCTGGTCTCTGACGGCGAGTGTCATCCCGCTCGGTGCCTACAAGTCGTACAACGTCGTGATCGGTGTCAATGCCTCTCTACTCCGTGACCTCAAGTGGGAGCAGCACAGCCTGCCTACCTATGGTGGCAGTAGCTGGTACTAA